A single window of Polyangiaceae bacterium DNA harbors:
- a CDS encoding TonB-dependent receptor has product MPLHLVAVRRVIPGIFFASTFALPEARAADETQDAAQKNSDGKPLEVTVQARPTDRAAIEGRPSSKVDRRDMDERLPRSAPDALRYEPGVFVQQSAHGQGSAFIRGRTGQQTVMLFDGIRMNTSLYRQGPNQYFFTLDAQTIHHIDVMRGGGSTRYGSDAIGGVLDARPIEPTVDFSGRRFVMRPRASTRFATADGEFTHRFQIDTQIASKIRFLGGIGRRVTGRLESGGPVRSPRTGQIPLVPVFEDDGRTQLGTGFREITGDARLVFGLSGGRRIVAATYIYRQYDSPRTDQCPPPYAPRSECLNYDEQFRSLAYVTLEGPFGRFSKFGRIALSYQRQHERRTLERPESFVQNIGRDAVDTFGLTANFSGHEKQLREGIDLRVDGGTDAYVDLVASRAWTSFTDIDAVIALSRGQYIDGARYVQAGAFVEGELTLFDRVIVRAGGRGAFAHARAAADPASGTRPVSAAWPIAVGHVGAEVRATKSVSLLASVDRSYRAPNLDDLTSRQQSGPGFQFENASLVPEKAVTVDVGGRYTDKWITAEVWGYYATVGDAITRSIRSIADCPPATPQCNTSWSRFQLVNNPGNSFVTGVEASVRARLPRGFDARATVAYAYGSAPNPQAPPDDPSLSYESRIPISRIPPLNGSAEVRWMSDVGFYAGMGLRWATLQDRLAPTDFTDARIPEGGTPGFAVVDMRAGYRMRRNLVVTTVLENIGDVAYRYHGSAVNGPGRGFIINVEAGL; this is encoded by the coding sequence ATGCCATTGCATCTTGTGGCCGTGCGTAGGGTCATCCCCGGGATTTTTTTTGCTTCAACGTTCGCGCTTCCCGAAGCTCGTGCCGCAGACGAGACGCAAGACGCGGCGCAAAAGAATTCCGATGGGAAGCCGCTCGAGGTGACGGTGCAAGCGCGCCCGACGGATCGCGCCGCAATCGAAGGGCGCCCGAGCTCCAAAGTCGACCGGCGAGACATGGACGAGCGGCTTCCTCGCTCCGCGCCCGACGCGCTTCGGTACGAACCCGGCGTATTCGTTCAACAAAGTGCTCATGGCCAAGGTTCGGCATTCATTCGCGGACGAACGGGCCAGCAAACCGTCATGCTCTTCGACGGCATTCGCATGAACACGAGCCTTTACCGGCAAGGCCCCAATCAATACTTTTTCACGCTCGATGCCCAAACGATCCATCACATCGACGTGATGCGCGGAGGCGGCTCCACGCGGTATGGATCCGACGCCATCGGCGGCGTTCTCGATGCGCGCCCCATCGAACCCACGGTCGACTTTTCGGGTCGCCGTTTCGTCATGCGCCCTCGAGCGTCCACACGTTTTGCGACGGCCGATGGCGAATTTACGCATCGTTTTCAGATAGATACACAAATCGCGTCAAAAATAAGATTTTTGGGGGGTATTGGTCGTCGAGTGACCGGGCGCCTCGAAAGTGGTGGACCCGTACGTAGCCCGCGCACGGGACAAATACCGCTCGTCCCTGTCTTCGAGGATGACGGCCGCACGCAGCTTGGCACGGGATTTCGAGAAATCACCGGAGACGCTCGATTGGTCTTCGGTTTGTCCGGGGGAAGGCGGATCGTCGCAGCGACGTACATTTATCGACAATACGATTCTCCGCGCACGGATCAATGCCCGCCACCTTATGCACCCCGAAGCGAGTGTTTGAATTACGATGAACAATTTCGCTCGCTCGCGTATGTCACCTTGGAAGGTCCATTCGGTCGTTTTTCGAAATTCGGCCGCATCGCGCTTTCGTATCAGCGACAGCACGAACGTCGCACGCTCGAAAGGCCCGAATCGTTCGTGCAAAACATTGGCCGCGATGCCGTCGATACATTCGGGCTCACTGCGAATTTTAGTGGCCATGAAAAACAACTGCGTGAAGGAATCGACCTCCGCGTGGACGGCGGTACCGATGCATACGTTGATCTTGTGGCATCACGTGCATGGACATCGTTCACCGACATTGACGCCGTCATTGCACTTTCTCGTGGTCAATACATCGATGGAGCTCGATACGTGCAAGCGGGTGCATTCGTCGAAGGCGAGCTTACTCTATTCGATCGCGTCATCGTGCGCGCTGGTGGACGCGGTGCGTTTGCGCATGCTCGTGCTGCAGCCGATCCTGCTTCCGGTACGCGGCCCGTGTCGGCTGCGTGGCCCATTGCGGTGGGTCATGTTGGCGCCGAAGTACGCGCGACGAAAAGCGTTTCGTTGCTTGCGAGCGTCGATCGTTCCTATCGAGCGCCAAACTTGGACGACCTCACGTCCCGCCAGCAATCGGGGCCTGGGTTTCAATTCGAAAACGCTAGCCTCGTACCCGAAAAGGCCGTCACGGTCGACGTGGGTGGTCGCTACACCGACAAATGGATCACTGCCGAAGTGTGGGGATATTATGCGACGGTTGGCGATGCCATTACGCGATCCATTCGTTCGATTGCGGATTGTCCGCCTGCAACGCCGCAGTGCAATACGAGCTGGTCGCGTTTTCAGCTCGTCAACAATCCTGGCAATTCGTTCGTCACGGGCGTCGAAGCATCCGTACGCGCACGATTGCCTCGTGGCTTCGATGCTCGAGCTACCGTGGCCTACGCGTATGGGAGCGCTCCCAATCCGCAAGCACCGCCCGATGATCCAAGCTTGTCGTACGAGTCGCGTATTCCCATATCGAGGATTCCTCCGCTCAATGGATCGGCCGAAGTGCGCTGGATGAGTGATGTCGGGTTTTACGCCGGCATGGGATTACGGTGGGCGACGCTTCAGGATCGGCTTGCTCCGACCGATTTCACCGATGCACGTATTCCGGAGGGCGGTACGCCGGGATTTGCGGTGGTCGACATGCGAGCTGGTTATCGAATGCGTCGCAACTTGGTCGTCACGACCGTGCTAGAAAACATCGGCGATGTGGCGTATCGTTACCACGGTTCGGCCGTCAACGGGCCGGGCCGAGGCTTCATCATAAACGTCGAGGCAGGATTATGA
- a CDS encoding VWA domain-containing protein: protein MEAERREKEAELERLWNSKLQQKTIVKAKDDGEREPLLDQIKERARRRIDSKASSALKAASDVPPAFNTESYAPIDENPFIDVATDPRSTFSIDVDTASYSIMRRYIERSQRPPKGAVRIEELINYFPYDDAVPVGDAPFAVRTDVTSAPWTPANRLVRISLKGKSIDRASRAGTNLVFLIDVSGSMESANKLPLLKRSLGLLVNQLDARDRVSIVVYAGASGLVLPPTSGADKRTIMNALDNLNAGGSTNGGEGIELAYAQATRNFIEGGTNRVILATDGDFNVGVTDRSSLVDLIAQKAKSGVFLSVLGFGMGNYKDDTLESLAQRGNGNYAYVDDMSEARKVLVEQVMGTLVTIAKDVKIQVEWNPRLVQSFRLIGYENRMLAHRDFNDDRKDAGDIGAGHSVTALYEVVIAGAKQDKPGTDPLKYQSPGQVTDAGQSNELVTVKLRYKEPNGATSRLLEVTAIDKGKTFAEASTDFRFAASVAAFGMILRSSPHKGNATMSQVVSLAEGSLGEDPGGHRRAFVELVRAAAKLPERSNGERDTQVRSPSRCDPADPLCTDL, encoded by the coding sequence ATGGAGGCGGAGCGACGCGAGAAGGAAGCTGAGCTCGAGCGTCTATGGAACAGTAAGCTGCAGCAAAAGACGATTGTCAAAGCAAAAGATGACGGCGAACGGGAACCACTGCTCGACCAGATAAAAGAGCGGGCTCGACGTCGAATTGACAGCAAAGCGAGCTCAGCATTAAAAGCTGCTTCTGATGTCCCGCCGGCGTTCAATACGGAATCGTATGCGCCGATCGATGAAAATCCATTCATCGACGTGGCAACGGATCCGCGGTCGACATTTTCGATCGACGTGGATACGGCGTCGTATTCGATCATGCGACGCTACATCGAGCGATCGCAAAGGCCGCCCAAAGGTGCCGTACGCATCGAAGAGCTCATCAATTATTTTCCGTACGACGACGCGGTACCGGTCGGGGACGCTCCGTTTGCCGTGCGTACGGATGTCACGTCCGCGCCCTGGACGCCTGCAAATAGGCTCGTGCGGATATCGCTCAAAGGAAAGTCGATTGACCGAGCAAGCCGCGCAGGCACGAATCTGGTATTTTTGATCGACGTGTCGGGGTCGATGGAGTCTGCGAACAAATTGCCACTATTGAAACGTTCGCTGGGACTGCTCGTCAACCAGCTCGATGCGCGGGATCGCGTATCGATCGTGGTATATGCGGGCGCATCGGGGCTCGTTTTGCCGCCGACATCGGGCGCGGACAAACGTACGATCATGAATGCGCTCGACAATCTCAATGCGGGCGGATCGACCAATGGAGGTGAAGGCATCGAGCTTGCGTATGCGCAGGCGACGCGCAACTTCATCGAAGGCGGCACGAATCGCGTCATTCTGGCGACGGACGGCGACTTCAACGTGGGCGTCACGGATCGCTCGAGTTTGGTGGACCTCATCGCCCAAAAAGCCAAGTCGGGGGTTTTTCTGAGCGTCCTCGGGTTTGGAATGGGCAACTACAAGGACGATACGCTCGAGTCGCTCGCGCAACGAGGCAATGGCAACTATGCCTACGTGGACGACATGAGCGAAGCGCGCAAAGTGTTGGTCGAGCAGGTGATGGGGACACTGGTGACGATTGCAAAGGACGTGAAGATTCAAGTGGAATGGAATCCGCGCCTCGTACAGTCGTTTCGGCTGATTGGCTATGAAAATAGAATGCTCGCGCATCGGGATTTCAATGACGATCGCAAGGATGCGGGAGACATTGGAGCAGGGCATTCGGTGACGGCGCTTTACGAAGTGGTTATTGCGGGCGCGAAGCAGGACAAACCGGGCACGGATCCGCTGAAGTACCAATCACCGGGCCAGGTCACGGACGCAGGGCAATCGAATGAACTGGTGACGGTAAAACTTCGTTACAAGGAGCCGAATGGAGCGACGAGCCGCTTGCTCGAGGTGACTGCAATCGATAAGGGGAAAACCTTTGCGGAAGCGAGCACGGATTTTCGATTTGCGGCATCCGTCGCGGCATTCGGGATGATTCTGCGAAGCTCGCCGCATAAAGGCAATGCGACGATGTCGCAGGTGGTTTCGCTGGCGGAAGGATCGCTCGGCGAAGATCCCGGTGGACATAGGCGCGCATTCGTGGAGCTCGTGCGAGCTGCTGCGAAGTTGCCCGAACGTTCGAATGGCGAAAGGGATACGCAAGTGCGATCGCCGTCGAGATGTGATCCGGCGGATCCGTTGTGTACGGATCTATGA